The Saprospiraceae bacterium genomic interval GAAGCAGGCCTTACGGATATCACAAAATTGAAAGAATCGTTGCGGTGCTGTAATTCCGCCTGATACAACATGTACTGTGTGGCTTCGGCGATAGGCAATCCAAGTTTACCGTTAAATCCCGCTCTCCTGAAATTATTCTGCATAATGTCAAAATAAATGGTGTCGAGTGAAGCCGCCCAGCCGTTGAAATTTCCATCACCATCCCAGCGAAGGATATTTTCCGCTCGCGCACTGAAAGTAATTCCCGTATGATCAATAAACATGTTGCGCAGTGCAAAGGTCAGCCGGCCGCGATCAGGGCCCTGTAATCTTTCGGGAGTTTTCACACTCAATTCTTCCATGAAAAATCCTTTCCAGGTATTGAACAATTCTGCATTGGTTAAAGCCGGATGGGTATAGCCGGCTGGTAAGGACGCACGAAACCTTTCCGGATTTTCGAGATCGGATAAATCGATCCAAACATTGTGGCCGGGTTGAAATCCCCAACCTTCAGCACCCGGAATCTGGAACGGATCCATGTCCATGCGAAGCATTATATTGCCGCCTCTCGTAAATCTTCCGGCAAACCTGGCCTCTACCTGACCTGTGGGCAAAATATGTCCATTCAGGTCTTCGGGAAGGAGCCATTCTCTGGTAAAACGTGCCGCTCCAACCAGGTTCAAGGCCCTGAATCCATTACAGTCCCATTCTACGGAAGTGACATTTCTTGGATCTGTGCTTCCATGAGCACCCTTTATGCGAAATTCATTTTCATTGCCTAAGGGGAATACTTGATCCTGTGGTAAATACAGTCTTACGTCATTCCCAAATCCATCGGGAGTCATGCAAACTTGAGCACCCAATGAAATAAATCCATTGACAACTTCAAGATTTGGAATTCTGATATTGACGACCAGGTCCATGGATGCGGAATCTTTTTTGAATTTCATATCCATGATCCCAATAATGATTTTTGTTCCGGATATGTCCTTATCTATGCCTATCGGAAGGCTTGTTTGTGCACCACTTCGGAGCAGACTCAATAATTTTCCTCCGGCTTCCAAACTTGCTTCCATGGCATCGGCTGAGGTTTCATCCATTTGCAATAATCTTCCGAGTCCCGATACTTGTTCACTCAAAGGCACAACCCTTTCTTTGACAGGTTCTACACTTCCACCGATCATTTGCCTGTCGGCATTAATTTGGACACCACTCATCCTGACGCGAATTTTCACGTTGTTCAGGTAAGGTATGGTGACATAAGCTATCCCATTTCCGGAACCACTTACGGACTCCACCTCGGCACGAAATCCAGCTACCGTGAAATGACCACCGGCAGCAAGGCTTCCGGAAGGTGTGTGGTTGGTAATGGTTGGGAAAACGCAGGGAGAAGAACAATTGGCAGAAGAAGTATCTTCTCTGCTCACCGTTTCGCCTGAAGGCTGAATGATAAATTTTCGAATCGGACTGCTGTGGTAAAATGAGCCGGCACTTATGTCAAATTGTGTTCTGTTTAAAGTTGGATTCAGGGTATCGGAAACGGTTTGAGCAGGATCCAACAACCAGATCACACGCCAATAAAATGTATCCGCTTCTGCAATGGTTTTTGTGCGTTCATTCACTACATAAATCCCGGTCATCAAGTCTTCAACGGAAGTAAATTGCGTGGCTCCAATCCTCGATGAAAATCCTCCAACTAAGTGTTCAGCTTCGAAATTTTCTGATTTGGAAATTTGCAACAACCATCTTTCGTCTACCGGTCCATAATAACTGGCATCTTCCACGTTTCGGCCATGCATCCTCACCAGATAAAAAACATCCGGAAAGGTATTGAGTGGCAAAGCGCCATTGTCCCATTGAAATTGGATGTTGCCCGGACTCAATACGGCATTGTTTTCAGGATGCATGAGTCCCGGAATAGGCATTCCGGAAATAAAATTCTGACTGAGGTTGTAGTTCATGATGCTGCCATTTTCCATGTGCATGCTGGCCTGGGCTGTAGCCCGGTAGGCTTTACTTCGTTGGAATGAAGGTGTATTCCAGGTGTCATTGAGCATGAACATTCTCGCCCGGTCTTCATTTGCAGTAGTCACTCCTCTGTCGATCAAATATTGCAAAGGTCCGCCGCGAGGCCATCTCAGGTCATCCGACCTGCCGTAAATATTTCGTCCGGTCGATTGATCAATTAAATTGAGTTCGTATTCCAGGCGACGGTATTCGGGACAATAGGGATCAAAACGAATGACCATCGGCATGACGGAGTATGGAATGGTATCTCCGTCGGTTGGAAAATAATATTCGCAACCCGGAGTGGAGCAATTATTGATGGGAAATTCTTGTTCAATGCAGATGACCATCGGTTCGTTTTCGTATTCTTCTTCCTCTTCCTCTTCGATTTCTCTGTTTATATAAAAAAACCTGACGATGTTGCTATTTCCGCGGTCGAGAAACATCAAGCGGCCATCCGGATCAAAGGCCGTTACGTAGCAAACGTATTCATGCCCTTCAACCAAAAGAGCATCAACATTTGGATAGAATGTAAAAAGTGAATTTTGTGTTTCCGTCTGAAATGTTCCGGAAATATTTAAATCGTAAATTTCATCGATGAAAAAAGAAAGATCATTGGTGGTGGCATCGATGACATTCAGGCGGTAAGTAATCCTGTTTCGGTCTGCTGGAGGAACGCCACTGATGTCGTGTTGCCAGATGATATTAAAAAGGGAAGGAACGGTTTCTTCATTTGCTGGAGAAACGATCTGCGGCCTTTCTATATAGTGAACATCAAAATCGGTGCATCCGCTGGAGGGGTCAGAAACTAAAATATCGTTCAGATCATAAGCCGAAAAACAAATGGTATAATTTCCATCCGGGATGGCATGATGTACGTTTATAGCTTGCAATTGTTCAGCACTTAGATTGTGCGTGTTTTCAAATCCACCTGTTGTAGAACCCAGGCGTACCAGTTCGTTTCCAGTAAAAAACAAGGTTTGCGACCCCACAATTTCTATGGGTTCTCCAAGATACCGGATCTCTGCCCGGATTCCGGAGGGCCCGGTAATGGTGGCTCTAAATCGAAATGCATAGGTATTCGAAGTGGTATTGCTTATGCTTATAAAAACATTAGATAAATCATCCACATAATAATCCAGATCGGTAGGGTAGGGTGGAGAAAATACCGTGTTGACATGAAGTTGCGAAAAGACAGCAGAATCTGGCAGAATTGAAATGACAAACAAACATACGTGTGTTAATCTTTTTAAGATGAAACTAACAGTTGTATGTAACATGCCTACATGCAGTTTTGTCCGGACTACCGTATTCAATGCGTATTGTAAAGACATGGCAGAACTTGCCAATTTTTCTTTAATTTTTGATGTTTCCATCTTTAGTATTTTGAAAAAAGGAATAAGTGAAATGAATGGAGAATCTCCATTCTTTGTAATTGCCGGAAATTCCGGAAGATCGGTCAAGTAAGCCCAATTGGATCCCCAATTGCACGGGTTTGCTTATTTGATATTGGGATTGAAGGCCTGCATTGATGGAGTGTCCTTTGGCATCATTGTCGTTTTGAATGATAAAATAAGCTCCATGGGTTTGAATGCTGATTTGTGGTTTGTCGAAGTTTTTACGAAAGGATAAATTGCCTCCTAATCTTTTTTGCTTTTTACCTGAAAATTCCTGATGGCTATTTAACAAAGAAATTCCTGTTGATATTTTCTTTAATTTGAAGTTGATGTTGTAATTCAAGGAGTACGTCAGACTTTTTCCATCCCGCGATGGATTTTCAATCGGGCTGGCATCTTTAATGGAGTTGTTTTGAAAACTGAATGTCCACTGTTGACTGATGCGATCGGAATTCAATTTATAAAATGGATTGGCAGCCAGAACAGAAGTGGTTTGGATGAGTCTGAATGAATCCTGAATAAGTGCAAATCCGGGAGTCTGGTCCATCGAGAAATTGGAATAACTTCCCTGCAATCCGGCTGTTTTGCCAAACAGCAACATGGCATTTACGCTGTAGATATTTCTTTTCGAAGTATTTCGGTGAATGTTATTCAGGTTGTTTTTTTGAAGCCCGTAGTTCCCTGAAATATTGATTTTGTTTTTGTTCAGACGTATGCCTGCCTGAAGGGTATAACTCTCCAGGTCATCCAGAATGTAATGCATACCAAGGCTCTTGTAATTCGGGTCGATATGTTTGTGGTGGATACCGAAATTGAAGGCACTGTGGTTGTATTGGAGATTTGCTTCATAAGCAAGATGGGCTCTCGTGGTGTTGTTGGTTGTAATAAACGGATCTACGAAATCCTGGATATCTCTGCTTCTCTGATCCTGCACACTGTCTTCTCTAGCCAGTTGGTTGTTGGTTAGGGCAGACAAATCAGCATGCACTTCCAGACTTATTTTTTTAAGCAGTTGCAGACTTCCTTTTACTCCCAGAACAAGATTTTCCGATGGGGGGAAAATGGTTTTGTAAATAGTAGAGTCAGAAGGAAGATTAAATTCATCTTTTACCTTCAGATAATGAATATCAAAGTATGTTCTGTCTTTGCCAACGCCAATTTTAAATCCGTGCGCATTTCTGCTGAATTGCTGGATGAGGTGTGAATAATAAGCAAGTGAATCCAGATTGTAATTCGGCGTTTGAATTTCACCGGCAAAACTTGCAAATCTGAACAAGCCGGGATTGAGTTCTATACCTGCTCCCAAAAAAGTAATCCCATTCAGAGAATAATTGCTAAAGTGCATGAGTCGATGACCCAAATGAAGTTTTATCCATTTATAAGAAGGGCTGATACCAAAGCGCACAAATGGATTGGTGAACCCCGAGCTAAATTGTCCTGTTCTGTAAGTGAAATGGACGGGCACCTGTATTTGAAAAAGCGATAGGCTTCCTCTGAGTGTAGCGACCAGACCGGAACTATTTAAATCTCCAAGTGTATCTCGAGATTGTATATTTCCGTTGTAGGTAATCGAAAAACTTGCGCTTTTTTGAAACAGGTTCCCTTTGCGAAAACTGGTGATTTCCTGAGAGATTCCCGATTGGAATTGCACCAAAATGCAAAGGTGGATTCCAATTATTATAATACGTTGCGGAATCATATTTCGTTATCTTCTTCTTCTTCTTCCTGTTGGCGGGATTATATCTTCAACACCCAAATGATGCCTTATGATGGATCTGAGCCATAGAGGAAATGGCGTTCCCACGGGATTTGCAAAACGACCTGATTGGGTAAGCGTTGAATCAGGTAAATCGTACGAAACTCGATCAGGTGGATGGTAGGCATGAGTTGCCCAATTTTTTCTATAATGGTAGCATCCAATGCCTTGTGCAATAACTTCGCCATTCGAGCTAGAATGTCCACGATAATGGCTTAAATAATTACTAAATTCAGTTCTGTATTGACGAATATAAGCTTCAGCCAAATTGTATTCTCTGTCAACAAAATGCCCAATCTCATGAAGTATTGTTAATTTTACGGGTGTGGTACGATCATTAAAAGCTCTTGGGTCGATAATTATAAAGTCGTACAAATCATTTTTGATGTGGCATCTCCTGGCTCCTCCGCCAATTTTATCTTCAGTATCACTTCTTATTCTTTCTGTAATGACTAAACTTCCTGTTCTTGGGTGCCCCACTCGGAGATTAACGGGCAGTGCTGGAATGTAATTATCTGGTATTACTTGAAAGGCCTCTCTGAATTCACTTTTTTGTTCTTCATTGAAATTGTAAAACCTAAACTCTTTGCCTCTAATTCTTTCAACTGAAAGTTCTCCCCAAATCGTATTAATCTCAGGCATATTGCTGTTTTCCCTAAGGCATAATACTTCAGAAGTATTTTGAGTATAACAACAAGCACAACCTGAAGTAATGCAATTTTCAACCAACTCTGCTGTAGATGGAGGCCTTGTACGTCTTCTAGCTTGAGCATTCATTTCAGAAATAATTGTGCACAGAAGAAAGACCATTGCGAACCAGGATTTCATCGGCTATTTAGTTTTTGTCAATTCAAGAATTTGTAATTCCATTTTCCGTATTTGTAACTGCTGTTCCTGTATTGCTTTTACCAATACCGGGATCAATTCGGAATAATTCATGGCATAATGATTTGCAGTTGAGGTCCTGCCATCAGAGTTACCTTCTTTTTGTATTTGATCCGGTGTTCTTACTATTTCGGGAATGATTTTTTCCATCTCCTGTGCAAGGAATCCAAGATGTGTCTGCAGATCATCTTCAATCCAGTTGTAAGAAACCGGATTCATTTTCATGATTTTGTCGAGAGCGGAAGGCAGGGTCTGAATATTTTTCTTCAGGTTCTTGTCGGATGACTGATTCAATCCGTTTACACTCCAGATTTCGCTCCACCTGAACGCAGAGGACCCCAATTTGATGGTGTTGTGATTTTGCGGACCGAATTCATTCGTAAGTTGGAAAAAACCTAAGTATGAAGTTCCGTTCACTCCAATAGTTACGTTGTTGGTCGTTCCTTTTATGCTTCCACCATTGGATCCAAAACGCAATTCACTGGTGAGAAAGCGGGAGCCCTGATATTCTATGCCTCCTGTAATCGTACTCCATGGATTGGAATCTTTATCCGGTGCGGGTTCCCATTGTTGCAGGTTGTTCGGAAACCACTTCAGAACGTAGCCTTGATTCGGTGCCTGGGTACTCACAAACCGTCCCTGCAGTTGATTTGCATTCCAGATAGCCAAACTGTTTTGAGCGCTGATGATATTCGAGGCAATGGTGATTCCTGTTCCGGCTGTGTAAGTCCCCGGAGGACCGGTATCTCCTTTAGGTCCTGTCGGTCCCTGGGGACCTGTTGCTCCAGTAGGACCTGTGGGTCCTTGTGGACCTGTGGGTCCTTGCGGTCCCTGAGCTCCGGCGGGCCCCTGGGGTCCGGCGGGTCCCTGGGGTCCGGTAGCACCTGTAGGACCTTCAGCTCCTTGAGGTCCAGCGGGTCCCTGAGGTCCAGCGGGCCCTTTTACACCTTCAACACCCTGAGGGCCTTGGGGTCCTTGTTCACCTTGCGGTCCGGTAGAACCAACTGGTCCAGCCGGTCCAATTGGTCCTTGTGGGCCTGCAGGTCCTTGGGGTCCCGCGGGTCCTTCGGGTCCCTGAATTTGGCCAATGGCCGTCCAATCCGTGCCATTCCATATATGGCCTGTACCTGTATCTTCCGCAATAAACATATCGCCCACATTTCCCGGGTAATTGGTATCCAAACTGTCGGCAGTGGGCACTGTGCCGATGATCATGACTCCGGCACCGTCCTCACCGGGGATGCCCTGCGGTCCTTGTGGTCCTGTAGCACCAACCGGTCCTTCGGGGCCTTGTGCACCGGGTGCTCCTGCCGGACCAGCAGGCCCTTGAATGCCTTGTTCTCCCTGCAGGCCTTGCGGGCCCTGGGCTCCCGGAAGCCCTTGTTCGCCCTGCGGTCCTTGTGGTCCTTGTGCTCCGGTGGGTCCGGCCGGACCCGGAATGCCCTGTTCGCCTTGAGGACCCTGAGGCCCCATGACACCCTGCAATCCCTGTTCACCTTGCAAACCACGTTCTCCCGTATCCCCTTTATCTCCTTTGTCTCCTTTATCGCCTTTGGTACCAGGTTCTCCCTGGTCTCCTTTGTCGCCCTTGTCTCCTTTTTCTCCCCGGGCACCCTGAGGACCGGTAGCTCCTGTAAAAGCACTGTGGTTGACAGGAGAAGAACCAATATCATTGTAAGGTCCGTTTACCGTTTCTCCACATTGCACGGTAAGAATTTTAATGCCCGAACTCCATTGGATCGTATCGATCCGTCCGAATTCAGCGTTGCCGGATCCAACCTGTACGGATAAAAATCCGTAAGCATCCGTAACGGGTTGCTGGTTTTCGATATACAATACCGGACCATTGGCCGTTTCCTGACTTATGATGAATTTCAGAAAAACGGTTGTGTTGGGCTGCACCTGTCCGTTGGCATCGCGCACTAACGACTGGTAGTTAAAACCCTGTGTAAAAATTTGAAAGGGTATCAGGAGCCCTAAGGTGAACATGAAAAAAATTTTCATAATTATAATTTTACGATGATTTCAGAATGAAGAATTTTATTGTTTTTATTTATAATTTGAAGGAGGAAACAACCGGGAGCCAGTTTGGACACATCCACGATATGGGTTTGGTTCCAGGCGGCTAGTTCAACCCCAAGCATATTCAGGAGTTTGATTTTGTAATTCTGGTCTGGAGTGACAGATAAATTTATTTTGTCAGAACACGGATTTGGAAATATTTTTACTTGAAGAACGGAAAATTTATCCTGAAGGGAAGTATTGATTTTAGGTGGAGTTAAAGGAGAATCAAAACTTAAATTACCACACGAACCATAGACCGGAGTGAGTGTGCCGGCAGACCCCTGAAAATTGAATGGATAACATTGCCCGTTAAAATAAGAAGTGGTATTTAAACGCGACTGATTGCATTGTGCATAGGTGTCTGGTCGATGAAGGGAAGCTAATAGAAGCAGAATTAGGATAAATTTTAACATGATGAAATCGTTATTTTTTGAACTCAATAATGAGTCAAATTTCCAGAGAAAGCGGTGGGTCACCTAATAATTAGTGCCACATAAAAATGGGTATGGATGTCACATGATCATGTCAAATAGCAGTGAAAGGGGAGTCGGATTCTCGTGAGCAGCTTCCGGTTGCAGGTATGGAAAATAAGTGTATGAAAAATTGTGTCCAGGATTTCCTGGAATGCGATCAGGGTCGTATAGGACAGGAATATTCCTGTAAATTAAAAGTATGTTTTTTGTTTTCCGGGATTCATGATTAGTTTGATTTGAGTACCTATATCGCCAGTTTGGATTTCAAGAGTACCTCCCAATGCCTGTGCCCTCGATTTCATATTTTTCATACCATTTCCCCGGTCTATCAAAAGGGGATCCATACCAATTCCATCATCCTGAATAATTGTAATGAAATTTTTATGATCCATGTAACATTTAAGAAGAACATGGTTGGCTTTCGAATATTTCAGGATATTATTTACGGCTTCCTTAAAAATCAGGTAAAAATGTCTTTTCTGATCGGGATTTAAGATGATCCCCTGTGGAGGTTCGTGGATTTCAAACTTCAATTGTATATTTTTGGTTTCCAAGGTTTGAATAGTGAATTCCTGGATCTTCAGAACAACTGCCGTCAGGTTATCAAAATTGGGATTGATGCTCCACACAATCTCCGACATGTTTTGCATGACTTCCCCGAGTTTATTTGCAATCCTCGAATACAAACTTTCATTTCCGGTTTTTAAGGATTCCAGTTCGCTCAAAATTTTTATCTGAGACAGACTGCTGCCCATGTCATCGTGGAGATCTCTTGCTATGTTATACCTGAGTTGCTCGAGTTTTTTACGTTGGATCTCGCGGTACCTGAATAAAGAGATTAACAAGCCAGTCACCAGAAGCATAATCAAAAGACTAAACCAGATAGTTTCCCAAAAAGGTGGTTTTACATTTATGAGTAAGCGATAAACATTCGCACTGGGTTTGCTGAAACTGTTGAATGCCCTGGCCTCCAGAATGTATGATCCCGGGCCAAGTCCTTCGAGGTTTAACTTGTTGGATTCCATGGACTCCCATGTTAGATCTTTGGTTGCATTCTTTTCTAGATAAAATTTATACTGATACAAATGTTCCTCAGGATTGGTAAAATTTAACAAAGAAAACTGGAGTTCTAATTGGTTTTGTTGATAAGTCAAGCTAATATTTTCAAAATGCTGAGAACTTTCGAACCCGGGATGATTCTTTACAGTCATACTCACCAGTTGAATGGTGTTTTCCGGGATATTCAGGATCTTATTAAATGGAATGATATTCAATGATTTTCTTTGACCCGCTATGAGTGACTTGCCATCTGCAGATTTAGTGAGGTATGGACAGGGTTGTTTTCCAATATTGGAATTATAAAATGTAAAAGGGGTAATCAATTGGTGAGGGATATCCAGTCTGGATACTCCAAAATCATGACTGAACCAAAGCGTTGAATCATTTTCTGCCACAAGCTGTCTGACATTGTTGATGAACTTTCCATTGTAATCGTCCAGATGTTTAAGACTTAAACTTTTTGTATCGATTGAACCTAAAGCGATCCCGTTGAATGACGAAAGAGCAAATTTATTTCCATGGATCCATTCCAGGTCTTCCAATTGTTTCATTCTGGCAATTGCAGGAAAACAATTTTCCGAATAGAAATTAAATGTATTATCAGACAAATGGTAAGTTATTAAAACATCTTTCTTCGAATTATTCGAGTTGGAAATGGCAATTAAATATCCATTATCCGTGATGATCGGGGTTGATACAAATTCCGAAAGCTTGGATGCTCTAAGAAGGCTGTTAAATTCTGAAATTGCTTTTATTTCCAATTCACTTTCATCGAAATAATAGATCCCCTGATTGGTGCTAAACCAAATTTTATGATTCTGATCTTCATGGAAGCTATAGTAATATAAAGGATTTAATTGATCATTCGCTAAATTTTGAAAAAGCAGCTTTCCATTTGCGAGATTAAAACAGCTGATTCCTTTCTTTTTACTGCTGATCCAAATCCGGTTTTTTGAGTCAATGTGAAAACCGAGTATTTCGTTTTTTTCATTGCAATGTTCTCTAAATACATCAGGCCATTGAATTTGCCTGTTTGTGTTCAAATCATATTGAATAATATCCTTGTATTGGAAATGAATATAGGCTATATGGTGATAATCAGGGCGCTGATCAAAACAGATTTTTTGAATGGAAGGATATTGGTAAAGGTCTGGGATGTGCAGAGTTTTTTGGTTAACGAATTGTTTATTCAGATCGTATTTATGCAATCCTTTGTAAGTCCCAATCCACAAGGCCTGATTTGGGACTGCCAGAAAACAGAACCCGGAACCGGCGATCTTGTATTTATCATCTGTAGATTCGCTTGCATAGCTCGTAAATGCATTATTTGATTTATTAAAAGTAAAAACCCCACTGGTTGTTCCGAGCCAAAGTAAATTGGATTCATGCTTAAAGGGTGATGGTGAAATGCTCAGCACACAATTTTGAAATTTACGAATATCCCCCCAGTGGAAAGCTTCCTGAGTTTTGTGAGCCGTATTGAATTTAATCAAGCCAAGGTTCCAGGTCCCCAGCCACAGTATAGAATCATTTTCCAAAAACGAGCAGAAGAATCCATCACTGATTTTATTTTTAGGATCATATCCTGTTCTGTGATGTATAAGAGCCTGTGGTTTTCCAGGAAAATATTCAAACAAACCATATGTACTGGTCACCCAAATGCGTCCGTCCTTACTGAACTCAATATCCAGGACATCGGGATGGGTTAAGGGATATGGAAAGGCTTGTAGTTTCGAATTAAAATCCTTGCTGAAATAGATGCCGGATGATGTGATAATCCACAAAGTGTTAGAGCTTTGCTGGTATTTGAATTTGTGGTAATTCCTTTGTGGAGTGTTCGCTGGAAATTGCGGCCGGAAGAATTTATTATTTTCGGTATCATAAATGTATAATTCATTATCAATGTTTAACCATAACCGGTCATGAACGTCTGCAAACATTCCCGATATATAATTTCCCGGGATACTCTGTTTATCCGCAGGGTCGTAGCGTATAGATTTGAATGTATGACCATCATAACGTACTAAACCGGATTCAGTGCCCATGTATAAAAATCCTTTTTTGGTCTGTGCCAAACAGATGACTTGCGCGCTGGTGAGTCCTTCCCGGTAGCTGAAATGGTCAAATAAGATGGGATCGTTATCTGAACTTTGTGAAGCTCCTGTTGAAACGAAGACCGATGTGGTCAGCAAGCAGATAAAGCAAAAGTGAGCATGAAAACGGATCGTTGTAAGATAGTTATTCAATTTTTTTTGCTTGATGCTTGGAATAGACAATGAAAATCTGTAAGGTTGGAAACGAAGCAGACTAAAAGATCTGATCACCAACTGCTGACAAAATTATTGTTTTTTGTCAATAAATACTTTATGAACGGCTTCGGTGACCGAGTGTACGTGAAGTTTTTCATAGATGCGTTTGACATAACTTCTGACTGTGTCGATGCTGAGATGGATTTCTTCTGCGACCATTTTATAGCTGAGACCCTTGGCAAGAAAGTTTAGGACTTCAAGTTCCCTTTCTGTCAGGTTAAATGCAGAAGACGAAGTGTCTTTATTTTTGAAAGACATATCGAGCACTTTTCTTGCAATGGATGGACTGATAGGTGCTCCTCCTTCAGCGACTTCCT includes:
- a CDS encoding T9SS type A sorting domain-containing protein — encoded protein: MLKFILILLLLASLHRPDTYAQCNQSRLNTTSYFNGQCYPFNFQGSAGTLTPVYGSCGNLSFDSPLTPPKINTSLQDKFSVLQVKIFPNPCSDKINLSVTPDQNYKIKLLNMLGVELAAWNQTHIVDVSKLAPGCFLLQIINKNNKILHSEIIVKL
- a CDS encoding tail fiber domain-containing protein encodes the protein MKIFFMFTLGLLIPFQIFTQGFNYQSLVRDANGQVQPNTTVFLKFIISQETANGPVLYIENQQPVTDAYGFLSVQVGSGNAEFGRIDTIQWSSGIKILTVQCGETVNGPYNDIGSSPVNHSAFTGATGPQGARGEKGDKGDKGDQGEPGTKGDKGDKGDKGDTGERGLQGEQGLQGVMGPQGPQGEQGIPGPAGPTGAQGPQGPQGEQGLPGAQGPQGLQGEQGIQGPAGPAGAPGAQGPEGPVGATGPQGPQGIPGEDGAGVMIIGTVPTADSLDTNYPGNVGDMFIAEDTGTGHIWNGTDWTAIGQIQGPEGPAGPQGPAGPQGPIGPAGPVGSTGPQGEQGPQGPQGVEGVKGPAGPQGPAGPQGAEGPTGATGPQGPAGPQGPAGAQGPQGPTGPQGPTGPTGATGPQGPTGPKGDTGPPGTYTAGTGITIASNIISAQNSLAIWNANQLQGRFVSTQAPNQGYVLKWFPNNLQQWEPAPDKDSNPWSTITGGIEYQGSRFLTSELRFGSNGGSIKGTTNNVTIGVNGTSYLGFFQLTNEFGPQNHNTIKLGSSAFRWSEIWSVNGLNQSSDKNLKKNIQTLPSALDKIMKMNPVSYNWIEDDLQTHLGFLAQEMEKIIPEIVRTPDQIQKEGNSDGRTSTANHYAMNYSELIPVLVKAIQEQQLQIRKMELQILELTKTK